A window of Bombina bombina isolate aBomBom1 chromosome 5, aBomBom1.pri, whole genome shotgun sequence genomic DNA:
aaatgatggctccttacttctgtacagcagctccccttgtaagaatgacaatcttattgttaaaaaataagattcttaaaccctacttttcagagatcaggttgcttaaccacaccctcctgggcgggctaagaaacccccctgtctttacaaccttcaatagactaatttcttgcctgaatttatacaatccattatcattcctgctaggtaagaaatttctatatttacatatttagaaccttttagttttattgggagaatccttttgatatcaaatatgccataggttgtcatatttaccttcctttaggttataacagttttaaccacatatgtacataatataccaatgtcctgtcaatgacctggtcagtttttgtaatgaagggcctgttttgcatcaggcattctattgacagcttaagccataaactttatcctgtgtatctctgtgactttatgactcaatgcatacacactaacatttggtggctatttagggggttctggcacttcaaagaaaatacaaacacaattcttcttgaaaacaaataactgttttgagtgcaagctacacaaagttaactccttagcagttgaatcctgagatatttgtgacacctcccccaataagagacgcaaaagggggtggctacgagccactcccgatgcgtatcaaaaggagcttccccttgcggtaagaacaccattgccagacagattgcacctagcagctttggcagcaggatgccctccttttaaaagtaacacactagttgctctacccaactgattgaatatattgcagggcccctcccatgcagcctctagtttgttctgtctcatgggcgtgagtacaagaacattatggaccatctcacacactccctctctggcagtaaactcctgcaactgtttttgtgcgaatatggcatctctgggttttgcaggtacctcccccaataaggtttgcatcttatccatgaataacacatcatcccctgttacagaggtgcctgtgaaacctagtgtcttgctacctatggtgtgctctctaaacatattgtgtgctgtcagttgctgcttaactaccataggctcttgccctcccactggagtagaattcctgtactcctgcactctgttatggttggtagggggttgactaactgcccccctcctcctcactgtgCGTTCTAACTGCTGAACCTGCtgaggacactgatgctgcacatctatcagtgtatttgctgaatggcactgtggggctgtgtaaatacacttctctgtactcctcccccctgtgcctgcagtctgtgtccgtctctgtcccctagcctgtgcagtctgtttataggtcacagctgaggttactggggtctctgtcacccacaatctttcacactcactctgggggtccctcaaagagtatgctgtaccctcctcccccacacactctgaaatctgtggctttgctgcttctgtcatagagtgggctagtttgcccccctgctctctctcacagtcagtctgccactttgcataatcacacagaatctggggtccttttgacactggtgcagacaagcacacatcttccttctgctatttatcccaactattgtgtcttttcacagggtacggaattgtccctggcagagactggcacacatcatccagcggcccagtcaccccgtcaatctcacctccttctatagaatccactgattcaatcacaggcagacacgcacccctcatctgccttctctcacagacaagttCTTCCCGTACAGCTAGACTTGGttgaggcacagacagacccacacagtctatctgcctttctcccccatcagtctcaccctgtacagctaacggtaattctgctgatactgctggtttaagtacaggaagacacacaccgtctgtctgtcgttctccccagtcagtctctcgtcttacagattcacctctcagcacagacacccccagttcaggcacagccctgcgcacacatgcactctgtcctccctcctggtcataatgtctctgagcattttcacacacagccctttccacataagggtctgcaactaatgtcactaggtcacatgtagcattgtcaggcacataaagagataacaatctacccaaatcagtacccagtaaaacatcattaggaatattttcagatacccccacatttcttaaacctctccccactccccaatcaagatatacacgtgccataggcactgcaagtttcattcccccaatccctttaactgctagagtctttccagggataatgttctcagagttcactagctttggatgcaccatagtcacttctgcacctgtgtcccttagccctaaggttaccttatctccaacagtcacaggttgcaagttctcatggttgttttcctctggacaggtaacaaacaaaacagatgctggtacttctgagggattactccctccagctgattgccccaagttaatcctctctgggcaagtggagctgatgtggcccactttgttgcaaacaaaacatctgggggtatccccctgcccagatgcagcactcgcccctcctttcccagagggagcagacacactggataaaggcacagcaggttttgtgaaggggggtcgtgcagcagctcctttacaggtggatccccccttagaaaaggatttcctcccattctctggagacctgttagctgtgtaaaaaatcagccagctcgccagcttccaatgctgttatgggcttctaaATTGCTCCTttacaatcaaatcttccagctcctccctagtggcaacttttaatcctctgacccactgtttaaaggctgtcctcaagttcccaacagctgtaatatagctctctgacaaacctttctgcagagaacggaatttctttcggtaaacttcaggagtaagattgtatctcctctgtagtgcagctttaatggaatcatagtcctgatcaaactctgggggtagttcagcaaacgcctccagtgcagggcctttcaggccaggggtaaggtacttggcccactgctcccttggcaactggaactgtctgcaaactttctcaaagctacgcaggaaaacatccacatctccatctttctccagggtgggaaaattctctgcacgcactctgggagcaggggggtctctaggttcactaacaacaggtgagaccatccctctctccaaccgtgcaagctgtagctgatactctctctccgcctgtcgttcagccgcctgtctttcagctgccagagcctctctctcagctacgGCAGCCTGTtgttcataaaactttgtaatcagttccatgcgcaaacttgcatccactgagcccatatgcttaagaacagtttgcaaataacagtccaatggatccccagatcctgatgcatcaccgcccacagctgcagacatctctcctgggacttcaactggtgtgatttggctgttatcatattcaacaagagcttgtattagtaaatctttgttctttgaacgtattggaatatcccgctcctggcataggagtataagtgcctctttagatcgctgctcgtatgcctccatagcaaaaataaaatagaaaagaaaaacagagaatagggaaggggactgtttgcaatgtgtgactatataatgcactgagttttagcctttggaaattgtaagaaacaatttcttttagtaccgggattttcacactagcaaatccacaagcactaaaatctaataataaaaaaaattatctacaccgctgcccaccaatttgtgacgaaccaaggttatccaaccctgcgccagtcacttatttggcacagaatgggttttcagcccccttttctgtcacctatacgtcacaatctagccacaccaggcaagcttgtgattcagtttagtgggtgcaagagttaattcgcactcccttaatctgtactagacgtaagagaaatgcccaacactccctttccaatgccacccacaataaactataaatcctatagctcaaatgctgccaccacttaaaatttattaaagggaaaatcttaaggaaaaccccagactttacacattaactctagaaatacaatttagcagaaaataacctaaaattatacagttctaatattccagtctctttcagtaacgtggttcaattattagacaaaggccaaacttaataaaggaattatttattatgccaaaaatattatgcacaatgcattattaataaaaagttgttacaaataaaattacacacgcaaacagtattttaaaataaaaaggagaaaaacagaattgaatactttcctagtcttcaagatatgcgccaggggctggcatgaaaatgatggctccttacttctgtacagcagctccccttgtaagaatgacaatcttattgttaaaaaataagattcttaaaccctacttttcagagatcaggttgcttaaccacaccctcctgggccggctaagaaacccccctgtctttacaaccttcaatagactaatttcttgcctgaatttatacaatccattatcattcctgctaggtaagaaatttctatatttacatatttagaaccttttagttttattgggagaatccttttgatatcaaatatgccataggttgtcatatttaccttactttaggttataacagttttaaccacatatgtacataatataccaatgtcctgtcagtgacctggtcagtttttgtaatgaagggcctgttttgcatcaggcattctattgacagcttaagccataaactttatcctgtgtatctctgtgactttatgactcaatgcatacacactaacatttggtggctatttagggggttctggcacttcaaagaaaatacaaacacaattcttcttgaaaacaaataactgttttgagtgcaagctacacaaagttaactccttagcagttgaatcctgagatatttgtgacaccccCATCCTCAGGGTAGCTGCCCAGTAGCTACAAACCTTGGTCGTTCCGGATGACGTCTATGGAATAAAGATATCAGTCGAGGTGCTTGAATATTCGAggagggttcccaggagtcctcgtcAATATCAtagcccttccaatgtatcaaGTATTGGAGTACCCCTTTACAGATGAGTGAATCTAGGATATAGTCAACCTCATATTCCTGATCAGAGTCGGATAGACTTTCAGGGGGTAGAAAAGTCCCAGCTTATCTAGTTTCACGGAATGGCTTAAAAAGGGAGACGTGAAAGGTGGGATGTAAACGATAGCTTGGAGGTAATGTGAGGGTTATAGCGTTATCGTTCACAACCTTTGATATCTGGAATGGTCCGATGTAGGCTGTGCTGAGCTTTTTACTAGGAGTTTtgagtttaatattttttgtagacAACCAAACTTTGTCTCCTACAATAAATGGGTGGTGGCTGTCTTCTGGTATTGTAATAATTTCTTTGTCGTTCCTGAGCAATGGCAatattcactttaaagtgatggaaaagttctaGGAAGGTATTAGTGACGTCATCCACCTGTGGACAGGTGGTGTCGGTTTGTGGATGAAGTTGGAAATTAGGGTAAAATCCATAATTTGAATAGAATGGTGTCTTATGTGTTGTAGAACTGACCGAGTTATTGTAGGCGTACTCTGCCATGGGTAAGTTATGATACCAAAGGGATGTTGGTGTGAGCAGTAGCATCTGATgtattgttccagccattggttaACTCTTTCAGTTTGACCGTTGGTCTGTGGATGGAATGATGTGGAGTAACTTGCATAGTTTTGCATAACTGTCTCCAGAAACGAAAggtgaattgtgtccctctgtcagttattattatctgtggcattcCATGCAGCTTGATGATGTTGTTAAGGAATAACATGGCTGTTTCTGAGGAGGTAGGAAGCTTATGATAGGGCAAGAAGTGAGCCATCTTAGTTGTGGTCGTTGGAATTCGGTAGGtcgactataaagtccattccACTCATTTGCCAAGGTCTGTCTGGAATCTGAAGTGGTAACAGGAGGCCAAAAGTAGGTTGTCTTTCAGTCTTGGAGACCGAACAGGTATAGCATGAAAGAACATACTGCTTGACTGAATTTCTTATGGATGGCTACCAGTAAGTCTGAGTAATTAAGTCAATAGTTTTGTTAACTCTATGATGCCTTGTCATTGGTGAGTCGTGATGTTCTCGTAGAATGGTAGAATGTAAAGAAGGAGGTACATAAAGCCTTTTCTTGTGATAGTAGAGTCCATCATCTCCTAGTTCGAGATCTAGTGAAGGAATTTCTGAGTCTTCTTCTTGAGCTTGTTTCAAGTGTACTGGATAACTTGGCGATAGGGCAATAATCTGTTTCAAAGGAATGACTGTTCTTGGTTGGTTATACGTAAAAGGCCTTTTATCCTtccttgagagggcatcagccttaccgtTCTTACTTCCAGGTCTGTACGTTATATGAAACTGGAATCTGGAGAGGAAGAGGCTCCACCTTAATTGTCGGGCTAAAAGAGTTCTGTTGGTCTGTAAGTATtcgagatttttgtgatctgtgtagATCAATATGGGATATTTAGTCCCTTCTAGatgatgtctccagtgttcaagggaaGTCTTAATCACTAATAACTCCTTTTCTCCGATGGGATAGTTGAATTCGGGGGGgggtcattactctggagtagtacGCCACAGGATGAATTGGAGTATTTGGTGTTTTACGTTGGGAAAGAATAGAGCTAATGGCATAGTCAGATGCATCAACTTCGAGGATGTATTGGCTTTCAGGATCTGGAAAATGTAAGATAGGGGCTTGAGTAAACTTTTCTTTTAATGAtatgaaaatgttttgtttttcaggGGTCCAAACGAACGGAGTATTAACACTTGTTAGAGAAGTTAGAGGTTTAGTGATGGAAGAGAAGTTTtttatgaatttcctgtagtagtttgAGAAACCTAGGAATCTCTGTAGATCCTTTTTCGAGGTGGGTACTGGCCAGTACCTTATCGTGTCTACCTTCATATTATCCATCTCTATTCCTCTTGGACTGATTGTGTAATCTAGGAAGGTTAtttctgtcaaatggaagagaCATTTTTCAAGCTTGGCGTAGAGGTGATGGTGTCGAAGACGAGTAAgtacccatcgaacatgttttttGTGATCCTCCAGGTTGTCAGagtaaacaaggatatcatccaagtataCCACAACGCAGACGTCCAATAGATCCCAGAAAATGTCGTTGATGAGGTATTGGAAAGTAGCCTGAGCgttacagagtccgaatggcatcacgTTGTACTCATACAAGCCATAACGTGTTCTGAACGCCTTGAGCCATTCGTCCCTTTTTCGGATTCGTATTAGATTGTACGCGCCTCTAAGGTCCAACTTGGTGTAGATTTTAGCATGACTGAGTCGTTCTATAAGTTCCGGAATTATGGGCAGAGGGTAACGATTTTTAACTGTCCTTTTATTGAGTTCCCTGAAATCTAGGTCTAAGGGAGTGATCCTTATTCctaacaaaaaacatacctgctcctgctggagaAGTAGACGGGTGTATAAACCCCTTGCGTAAGCTCAATTGGACAGTCATAATGTTGATGAGGTGGAAGActttcagcctcctttttactGAACACGTCTTGAAAATCCTGATATTCAGGTGGTAACGGTTCTTCCGTCGTTTGGCATATACTAGGATGTGGGAAGCAGGTGTTCTTACAGTAGTCAGAAGAGAACTGTACCTCCAGGTGAGAGAATGGTGGGTTGATGTGTTTGCAACCACTGCAACCCAAGCACTAAAGGGAATAAAGGTGAAGAAATTACATCAAAGGAAATGTATTCTACATGAGCTGATAAAGTGGTAACCTTAAGGGGTATGGTTTGATGGGTTATAGGCCCTGTATTGATTaaggacccatcaataactctaatggagACTGGTTTTGCTATCAAAACAGTgggaattttattttctttcacaaGGACAGAATCAATGAAACAGGTGTGAGCTCCAGAGTCTATGATTGCTTCACTGTGGATTtgatgatgatcccactgtaacAAAAGAGATACGGAACAGTAAGCGACATGTTTAATTTTAGTAGTTAAGCAGGTTGTATTTGATGTACACTTACACCTTTTCTGTCTTTGCAAGATGGGACAGTCTTTAACTGCATGTAAGctggatgcacagtacatgcagaaaTTTTTTATGCATCTGCAGTTCCTTTCCTCAGGCTGTAGGGGTCCTTTGGTGAATCCTAGATCCATAGGTTCAGGAGATTGAGAGGTAGAAGGTTTCTGGTAAGAGGATGATGATCTACTGATAGGTTCTGAGCCttgtctctcgttctttctctcccTTAACCTTCTGTCAATTTGTATGCTTAAAGAAATCAGGCCCTCTAGGGTTTTGGGGAGGTCAGTACGGGCCAGTTCATCTTTGACTGACTCTGATAACCCTAAGCGATACTGGTTTTTCAGTGCAATATCACTCCACTCTGTATCCTTAGAATATTGCTTAAAATCTGTGAGATCGTCTTCAAAAGGTTTTTTACCCTGTTTAGTGACCTTATTTTGGTTTCTTCGGTAAGCTGTTTATTTGCATCTTGATATAGAACTCCCATCTCATTGAAGAAGTCTTCTAAAGATGCGAGAATAGGATGGTCTTTTTCAAAGAAGGAGTCAGCCCAAAGTCTAGGTTCTCCTCTGAGGAAGGAGATTACGCCCAGCACCTTGACACGTTCGGTGGAGTATGTCTTGGGTTTGAGGCTGAATAATAGGTTACAAGAATTCTTAAATTGTGTGAATAAAGCCCTGTCTCCTGAAAATTTGTCAGGCATGGACACTTGGGGTTCAGGGGTGTTATCCATAGCTGATGGTTTAGTAGCCATTGCGTCCTTTATTATTCCACTTAAGCTTTCATTATGTACCTGTAGTTCTCTGAGCCCTTGGCTCAATTGATCAACTCTTTGTGAAAGTGCATAAACAACTTGAGGCAACTGTGCTGGATCCATTTTTgaggcttcagtattatgtaagaACTCGAAGTAGTTTGGTATCTTTTGGATCACAACTGCACTTAATGAGTTAAATTGTATATGTATGCCTCTGTATTAAGTTACAATGTTGTCGTACACAATGTAACAAGTACTAGGCAGGATATGTTTTATTTACTTATCTCTTATTGAGAATGAATCTCCTAATCAGAATATACTGACAGGAGTTAACGGCATAGAGAGTCCTTGCTGTTTCATCAGCATAACTTAAGCATTCAACCTTGTTAGTGGCTCTTAAATCAGCAGGCTATGCTGGATAGCTGTGCAAAGGTTAAGAGTACTGAAGTGACTGGTTAAAATGTATTACTTGGCAGATCTCTCGGGATGAGCACAACTCAGAGCTGACAGGCAAACATGCAAGGGTTAAGCAGATACACGCTGCGATGTTGAGTGTCAGTGTGAAGTTGGAGACTGACAAGCAGAGAGCAACCGCTAGCCGTTTCAGGCTGTGAAATTGTTTGCCAGAAGGAGCAGGAAACTGACAGGCTGGTAACGCTGAGAAGAATTACAACAAGCTGCGGAGGAGATGGGTGTGTTAGTGAGAACCAGACAGGCTGAGAGCAGCGGTCCGTATCGTGTAACGGCTCACACAGCGTCTTGTTAGGGAAACAGTTGATTCTAAAGGAAAAAGTTAGCTGTGTGTTGAACCTCTTGCAATCCGAAATTCAGGGAGGTTGGAGGAATTGGAGGAATTTATAATCCAGAACAGCAGTTAGAGAAGTTTAGATTGAGAAACCTTGAAAAGGCTTAATTAGGCTAGAATTCCTAAGAAGTCTGAAGACCAACCTTCTTCCTAGATTAGGTGAAAAATACTgtcgaatgcactgagattgacgctttgataaatagacccctatgtgttATCTAAAGTACATTAAATGGTTatcaaacagtatgagattgtaacataaaatgtaATTATGTGTACTTataaaaatctttgcaatatactttcattatttattttgtgacccTTTCTCCTGTACTATAACTTTGTACTTGTTGGTTCTATAAAGTAATGTGTGACTCTGTGCTTGATCTTGTTTTCCCCTCATCTATGTCTGCTATTGAGGGCAATTACGTACAGATATAAGAGACTTTATAAATAAGGCTGGGTGGAACATAGGATAGATCAAGCAATCTAACAGGATTTCAACACAGCCTAGAAGGTAAAAACAGAGTCATACAAAGATATAAATTTATTGTGGCTAaaaggcaatatttttttttaatctatttctgCAAGCACTTGTCCTGTCGTACGCGTTTCGTCTCACAATCCTTACTTATAGCCTTGCTTGCACAGTATCTgttattgtctgttttatatcttTTCTTAATTATCCTCCGCAGAAGATAAAGATAAGGGGAAACTTTACATTtaaacatggcagtgcccattactttacAGAACCTAAAATACTTAATACAAACTAAACCTTTTACACTTTTATCCTCAACTTGTCAGAGCTTCCAGTATGGTTTTATATCACATGCTgagtagtactctttggcatttacattattattttaataaatcaaagGCATTATAAAAAAGCTGGCACAATATACCATACAAAATAtcaatttttttcccaatttttttggtttttaatgtttCCAGTAGAGAAACTGGAAGATattatcagaaagaaaaaaaaaacaagtttctcACCATCAGCAGTAAATGTGCCAGTTTCACGCTTTATTGTGGTCGCATTATACTCCATGTCAGGCTTTTCTTTCTTAATCTCTAACCGCTCCTGTACAACCACTGGAAAACCTGAGAACAAGAAATCGTAACCAATCACATATAGCCAGCAGTGGGGAAAGACTTGTTATATTGCGCAATGACCGTTACCCGTAACTGTGAtggaaattgtagattttttttctattttccagtGATTATCTATAGTTGGATAAAGGTAATTGATACTTGTAAATAGAATGTTTACTAATGACTGTAAACCCAGGTATTTTGCTAGCTCATTTACTTGATTATATAGGTTACTACTGAAAAAAATAGATGCACAAAAATAAATGTTCCCTGTGGGCATCCATCCTATTGTTAGCGGACTGTGCCATAATGTGCTAGAATGTCCGTCCTCACATTCCCCAGTTATAATAATCACTGTACCAATAGAATGTTTCTGTAAGGTCAACAATGGTACTGAACATGATGTTTGTGAAATGCAAGATATTAATTTTAGCAGTTCATCAAGGCAAGAGTCAGagacaatatatattttgtaatttacctTCCAGGGTAGCTTCTTCCACTTGAGAAAAAATTTCCTCAGATTCTGCTGTTGTGTCTGTAATGAAACTGGGATCATGTGGATCCttttcaatatttttgattaatgaaATATTACTTTCTTCGGCTATCTTAATTCCTTTATCTATTGAAGATTCTTTATCTATTGCTATCACAGATGATGTGGAAGTTGTGCGTCTATCTGTACTACTGGTGCTCTGTTTATGGAGTGATTTTATATCAATTGTAGAAATACTCAGATGAGGATCTAAACTTACATCACCCATAGTCCATGTATACTTATCTGATTTTCTTAGAAAGTCGGAAGtacttgtggatttattttttaaacctaacattttaccAGTTTGTATTTTGGCTGTGAGTGTTGAATAAAATCGGTCAAAATCTGTAGACTTGTCCTCTGTAATCTTCAACTCTGTCATTGTACTTGTATCAATCATCTGTTTGTTCAAACAATGTCCGCACACAGAGCATTTTTCAATGCCTTTTAGTATAGGAATACTGCGTATATGAGACATTTGTAGTACTTGTAAATTAGTTATTTCTGCAGGTGTCATCACTTTCGGTCTTATAGTTGTTAGTATTGGAGATAGTTTCATTTTCTTTATAGGAACATCTTCCTGAATTGTCGCAGATGTAGCCGGTACATCAGGAGCTTTAACTGGTACATCAGGAGCTTTCATTGATGTTGACGGTTTATGAAATTGAGATAGAGTTGATCTCTTGGTGGTTGAAAATGTAGAAGGAAATGGAGTTGATACTGCAACGTGAATAAATCTTGTGGGAAGCGCATCATCTTTCAAATACTTCCGTACACCATGGGTGTAGTAAGAATCCTCTGTAAAATGCAAAGAACACATACGATATCTTTTGGTTTCAAATACCAATTTAACCACCTCTTCTAATCTGTCTTCATATTGTTTAGTTTGTTTCAGCCATTGTCTAATCCGGTCAACACTTCTAGGAAAAACGTGAAGAGAAACGGCAGGATTTGATTTTCCTCTTCTAGTAGTACTTGGGCACCCATTCACAAAGCAGTCCGGCATCGTGGTAGTAATATTTGACTGTAAGTAAAGATAAATAAATCaaattttacaataaataaatagaaatatctaCTTtggatacattattatatatatattgactttttCCTatgtttaacattgagtggacttgtAACTTTTTACCTCTAGGCAAGTAGCTTTTaagccctgactagtaaaccatagtgatatttttccacccctatatatataatatatattattaaatatatatatatatatatatatatatatatatatatatatatatatatatataaataaaaataaaaacatagagatgcactcaactaggcttagaactgaagctggaaatatttccttgcttagtccctccttactcccagggtacaaactctttctgcacactatgcctttcacaaaggtaaaatctcctatagcatatcagtctgaccctgccaaatgacagtccagcaccgaaattccAGGCAAATCTCttttgaacaagggaaaacaaacaaaccccagacgtacaattcggcctctatgggcctcgtcaatgaggtgcagttgcatccctctaagaCAAGTGTGCAAGGAGGCCACGTCTGGTTACCCCTTTTTTCTcttagggtgatgggggaaaccagacatggactccttgcccaatgtgcttagaggaatatggctgcacctcactgacgaggcccacagaaggctgaaatgatcgtctggggttgccttttccttgttcagagggctggtatttcggggctgaactgaccatgtcggcgggatcagactgataaactacaggaaagttttcctctgtgaaaagcactattGGGCAGAAAAAAGCTACTTCCagttccaggtggtaaccgggccatagaacaagctattgatgctgctgttcattcctggctgactgcttctctttttgttttgtgtatatatatatatatatatatatatatacatacgaagagagaagagctcgaccaggaatgaacaacagcacataagctagttctatggcgatttaccacccggaagcagcctcttttagaccagtgtgcttttcacagaggaaaactttcctgaagtatatcagtctgatcccgccaagtaagttcagtccagccccgaaataccaggcaattc
This region includes:
- the LOC128661335 gene encoding uncharacterized protein LOC128661335, with translation MPDCFVNGCPSTTRRGKSNPAVSLHVFPRSVDRIRQWLKQTKQYEDRLEEVVKLVFETKRYRMCSLHFTEDSYYTHGVRKYLKDDALPTRFIHVAVSTPFPSTFSTTKRSTLSQFHKPSTSMKAPDVPVKAPDVPATSATIQEDVPIKKMKLSPILTTIRPKVMTPAEITNLQVLQMSHIRSIPILKGIEKCSVCGHCLNKQMIDTSTMTELKITEDKSTDFDRFYSTLTAKIQTGKMLGLKNKSTSTSDFLRKSDKYTWTMGDVSLDPHLSISTIDIKSLHKQSTSSTDRRTTSTSSVIAIDKESSIDKGIKIAEESNISLIKNIEKDPHDPSFITDTTAESEEIFSQVEEATLEGFPVVVQERLEIKKEKPDMEYNATTIKRETGTFTADGFAVFAPEIIKVKSETEEPDTRDHLPTIKTENVTPTGIVTSPESITMKSETEEPESEDHVTTMQTENATPAAGGFPLCALGTLEVKTEKEDLDIDDRVTAIKIENVTTTVDGFRVVIVENLQVKAEQEDPYTEGETNTFPVDDREESSGTNASVFRTEEGASVDVEERVGNTDWCVCGNCQAMPTTRESICCRDVENIYSKIPDGSSCICEDPYVSISLTSRQYLVQVYRLLASYKKIPNNPNEKDLRKISYRSFMVFAHGYLGPRHGKTIPSCVVSTIRNAFPAPDRMYVGSYAAEEEGPAINMLLK